The DNA sequence TTTTGATCGTATCGAATTAATTAATGCACGCTTTGAAATTGCCGCCCGCGATATTTACTACAGCAGCAAACTGTCAGAGCCAGATAAGGCCCTACAATTAAAACAACTTGAAGAGGACAGAAAGTTTCTAGCTGAGGCAAACACAGGAGGAGAGTTTTTTGATAATGAAAAAGTTGATCGTGTCTATCAAATCGCTCATCGCCACCAAGTAACCATTGCCGGGGTTAGCCAAAACATCATCAGTGATGATGAGCTTCAAAATCTTATCATCGCACGCGGTACATTAACGACAAAAGAAAGACAAATTATTAATGATCACATGAAGGTGACTGTAGAAATGTTAGAGTCTATGCCCTTCCCTAAACATTTAGCCAATGTGCCCGAATACGCCTGCGGCCATCACGAAAAAATGGATGGTACAGGCTATCCAAAAGGGTTAAAGCGCCATGAAATGTCAACACAAGCACGCATGATGGCAATTGCTGATGTTTTTGAAGCATTAACCGCTAACGATAGACCTTATAAACCACCCAAAACTTTATCGGAAACACTAACCATCATGGGGAGAATGAAATTAGGCAATCATCTAGACCCAGACTTATTTGACGTATTTATTAGTGAAAAGGTCTATTTAAAATTCGCTCAGGAATTTTTAGAGCCGTCACAAATAGATGATTTTGATATCAGCCAAATACCCGGTTATCAGCAAATTTAGTCTTCTACTCTAACACCCCAAACATCATGTTCATCCGCATGAATAATTTGTACCCAAAGCATATCACCCGGTTTGGCATCAAAGTCATCAGATAAATACACTTTACCGTCAACTTCTGGCGCATCCATATACGAGCGACCCACAATACCAAGGTCATTTACTTCATCCACTAGAATTAAATACTCTTGACCAATTCTTGCTTGCAACTTAGCAGCACTGATCTCAGCTTGTACCGCCATAAAACGTTGTAAGCGCTCTTGTTTTACCTCTTCACTAATATGATCAGGTAATTCATTGGCTTTTGCTCCTTCAACATCTGAATAAGCAAAACAACCAACGCGATCAAGCTGCGCTTCTTTTAGAAAGTCTAGTAATTCTTGAAACTCTTCTTCTGTTTCCCCCGGGAAGCCAACAATAAAGGTAGAGCGAATAACTAATTCTGGACAGATTTCACGCCATTTTTTAATACGCTCTAAGACACGCTCAGAGCTACCTGGGCGCTTCATCAGTTTTAAGATGCGCTTATTGGCATGCTGGAACGGAATATCTAAATAAGGAAGAATCTCACCTTTTGCCATTAATGGAATAACATCATCAACATGCGGATAAGGATAAACATAATGTAAACGTACCCAAACACCTTGTTTAGCTAATTGCTTACATAAGGCCAACATAGAGGTTTTTACCGGCATACCCTCGTAAAAATCCATTTTATGTTTAACATCGACGCCATAGGCTGAGGTATCTTGCGAAATCACTAATAACTCTTTTACACCAGCATTAGCTAAGCGCTTTGCTTCACCAATAACTTCACCCACTGGGCGTGAGTCTAAATCACCGCGCATCGATGGGATAATGCAGAAGGTACAGCGATGATCACAACCTTCAGATATTTTTAAATAGGCATAATGTTTTGGCGTTAACTTAACACCATGATCTGGCACTAAATCAATGTGCGGATTATGTTTTGGCTTAGCCACATGCTCATGTACTTGATTGAGTACTTCATCATAAGCATGCGGACCAGTAACACCTAAAACATTCGGGTGAAGTTCAATAATTTCATCTTTCTTCGCACCTAAACAACCAGTTACCAACACCTTGCCATTTTCAGCTAGCGCTTCACCTATGGTATCAAGTGATTCTTGAACGGCTGAGTCGATAAAGCCACAGGTATTAACAATGACCATATCGGCATCATCATAACTTGGCACCACATCATAACCTTCAGTACGTAGCTGAGTAAGAATACGTTCAGAATCAACAAGATTTTTCGGGCAGCCAAGTGAAACAAAACCTACTTTAGCATTTTCTTTTGGCCCTGATTCTACTGAGTTTGACTGTTTAGCCTGCTGCTCCATCACCTTTTTTGGCGTATCTAAGGTGGTGGTTTGTTTAGGCTTTTGTCGGCTAGTTTGCGGGTCGAATTGTTCAACAGTCATAATGCGCTCTCATTAATCTTGAATAACTGAAATTTTGAGTGCGCGGATTATACAGAATTTAATCCTTGCTGTCTTTGCTAATGACTTACGATGACAACAAGTTTATTAACCCTGCACAAAATAGCAAAGCCATTCCGCAACAACTTAATTAAAAATGAATAACTTATTGCCCCCACTTACAAAAATTTAAACTATATTTACTAAAACATAACTTGCTTTTTAAGGGATAGATATGCCTTCACGTAGCTCTTGGTTACCCTGGTTATTTACATCTTGCGCATTATTTTCTAGTAACAGTTACGCAGAGCTTTCAGCTACAGTAACAGCAGCTTCAGATTACCTTTTCAATGGTGTCTCTCAAACTGACGAAGACCCAGCAATACAAGGCAGTATAGATTGGTCAAACAAGCATGGCTGGTATGTGGGCAGTTGGGCCTCTAACGTAGATTTTGGCGATGATACCGATGCAGAAGTTGATTATTATGCCGGCTATTCTAACAATATTAACGATGATGTTTTTTATGATGTCGGTTTCGCCCATTACACTTACGTAGGCGGTAGCAACAGTAGTGATATCAACTACACCGAAGTTTATTTGGCCATGGGTTATCAATCAACTCAGCTTAAAGCCTGGTACACCAATGATTACGCAGGTACCGATGCAGGACACTACATAATTGCCTTATCTCACAGCCTAGAGTTAACCGAGCAAGTCACCTTAACTTTCCAAATTGATCGCTCCGCCAGCCTAGATGATGACAAGTTTGTCTGGGATAGCAATGATGACAGTTATATTCATGCCAAGGTAGAAACAGCGTTTAGCTGGCAAAGCTTTGATTTTGCGGTGTCAGTAGAAAAAACAGATCTTGACTATGATGATGATATAAAACTACTAGGTAGCGTTAGCTATACCTTTAATTTTTAACACCATACAAGCTCACACAATAATAAAGTACAAGGTTTCCCTATGATATTCGAAGAAAAAAGTCTCTCTGTTAAGTTACTGTCGGTTGTTGGTGCCTTATTTATCATAATGTCTATATGCTATATGGCTGTCAGCGCTTATTCTCTTGGCAATACTGAAAAGGTCATTGTTAATCAAGTGAGTGAAGAAGTATCACACCAAATTGAGGGTACAGTGCGCTCAAAAACCGATGCCATTGCCAGCCAAATTGCCAACCTCTTTGAGCAATCATTCGCGGTACCTGCTAGGTTGGCTAGTCAAATTAAAAGTAATATTGAAGGGGAAATCCCCCAACCCCTAACCCGCGATCAAGTTGAAGCGCTGGTTCGAAGTACACTCAAATCAGGAAACACCTCTTCTTTATATGCTCAATTTGAAAACAACCAATTTGATGGCAAAGACAGTGACTATACGCAAGGCTATAGACACTCAGTCGTGGATAACGGCAGTTTTGAAGTCTATTTTGTTAAAGAAAATAATGGCAATATCAGCCAAGAAATTGTTGATGATGCCAATGAAAAGCACGATGCAACCTTAGATGAATATGGCTTTCGCGCAGCCGAATGGTATTTATGCTCAATGGATAGCTTAAAAGCTTGCGCTTCTAACCCCTACAATTATGAAATCCGCCCAGGTTATAGCGAATTAATGACAAGCTTAGTTGTGCCTGTTATCGCCGACGGTACATTTAGAGGCGTCGTTGGCGCTGACCTTAACCTACCTATATTGCAAAAACTAGCAAAAGAGTTAAAAGCATCATTATATAATGGTAATGCTAAAGTTTATATTGTCAGCCACAAAGGCTTTCTTGCCGCCGCAACTGAACACGAAAAAGGCTTGGCTAAACAGTTTGAACAAGTATTTAAAAATAGCGCGGCTCTTTTAGCAACCTCAGGCCAAGATAAAACAACCACAATTGATGACTTCTTATATGTTGTACAACCGATAAATATAGCAACAGCGGGTGTTGAATGGCAGCTTGT is a window from the Litorilituus sediminis genome containing:
- the rimO gene encoding 30S ribosomal protein S12 methylthiotransferase RimO, encoding MTVEQFDPQTSRQKPKQTTTLDTPKKVMEQQAKQSNSVESGPKENAKVGFVSLGCPKNLVDSERILTQLRTEGYDVVPSYDDADMVIVNTCGFIDSAVQESLDTIGEALAENGKVLVTGCLGAKKDEIIELHPNVLGVTGPHAYDEVLNQVHEHVAKPKHNPHIDLVPDHGVKLTPKHYAYLKISEGCDHRCTFCIIPSMRGDLDSRPVGEVIGEAKRLANAGVKELLVISQDTSAYGVDVKHKMDFYEGMPVKTSMLALCKQLAKQGVWVRLHYVYPYPHVDDVIPLMAKGEILPYLDIPFQHANKRILKLMKRPGSSERVLERIKKWREICPELVIRSTFIVGFPGETEEEFQELLDFLKEAQLDRVGCFAYSDVEGAKANELPDHISEEVKQERLQRFMAVQAEISAAKLQARIGQEYLILVDEVNDLGIVGRSYMDAPEVDGKVYLSDDFDAKPGDMLWVQIIHADEHDVWGVRVED
- a CDS encoding TorF family putative porin; this translates as MPSRSSWLPWLFTSCALFSSNSYAELSATVTAASDYLFNGVSQTDEDPAIQGSIDWSNKHGWYVGSWASNVDFGDDTDAEVDYYAGYSNNINDDVFYDVGFAHYTYVGGSNSSDINYTEVYLAMGYQSTQLKAWYTNDYAGTDAGHYIIALSHSLELTEQVTLTFQIDRSASLDDDKFVWDSNDDSYIHAKVETAFSWQSFDFAVSVEKTDLDYDDDIKLLGSVSYTFNF